The genomic window GAATATTCACAAACTGGGCGGTGTTCACGAGGAGTTGCTAATTGCTTCAAGTTTTTTTATTAAAAAAGGAAGATTCCCATTCAATAAGATAAACTTTGAACTCTTTACCTAAACCAAATTTTCCATATTCTCCACTCTTTCTTATAACCCTGTGGCAAGGAATTGAAATAGGCAGAGAGTTCTCTTTTAAGAAAGAGGAGATATATCGGGTATGTTTTGGCATACCCATATTTTTGGCAAGTTGAGAATAACTTACTGTTTGACCAAAGGGTATTTTTAAAAGTGCTTGCCACAATTTTGTTTTTATAGTATCCTTATTTGAATTTGACATTTTTCCTTTACATATTGTATAATTATAGGATAAAAAATTGAAAAACAGAGATATTATATCACAAATAAAGTTTGATAAGAAAGGATTGGTAGTTGCAATAGTTCAAGATGATAAAGGCGAAGTTTTGATGGTTGCCTATATGAATAGTGAGGCTCTTATTAAAACTATTGAAACAAGGCGAATGCATTATTATAGCAGGAGCCGTAAAAAGTTGTGGCTGAAAGGAGAAGAGTCTGGCAACTTTCAGGTCTTGAAAGATATATATATAGATTGTGATAATGATGCTCTTCTTTTTGTGATTGAACAGAAGGGAGGTGCGTGCCATAAAGGATATTATTCTTGTTTTTTTAGAAAGTTGCAAAAAGAAGATGATTCTTTTTGTGAAGTGGAAGATAAGATTTTTAACCCTAAAGAGGTCTATAAAAAATGACGAAACAATATTATTCTAAATTTTTGATCATACTTGCAGTAGCGGTTGTATGTATTTATCAGATTTATCCACCCCAAAAGAAGATAAAGCGTGGTCTTGACTTGCAAGGCGGGGTACACGTAGTGCTACAAGTTGAAAATGTTGATGCTAAAGATAAGAGTCTCTCTGATATGACAGACAGAGCTCTTGAAATTATAAGAAATAGGATAGATGCTCTTGGTGTTACTGAGCCGGTTATTCAAAAGGAAGGTTTTGATAGAATTATTGTTGACCTACCCGGAGTTGGTGACCCAGAGAAAGCAATAGAAATGATAGGTCAGACTGCTCTTCTTGAATTTAAAGTTGTATCTGACGACCCTGACCTTATGTCACAGGCTTTAAGTGGAGAGGTTCCAGAAGGTTATGAACTTCTTTATGAGAGAGAGAAAGATGAGAGAGATATTGTTAGAGAAACCCGTTCTATTCTTGTAAAAAAAGAGCCAGAAATGACAGGGCAATATATAGATGATGCTTATGTTGGTTATGATAGTTCTGGTTTTCCTGATGTTAGTTTAAGGTTTAGTAAAGAGGGTGCAATACTTTTTGAACAGGTAACTTCTAACAACATAAATAAACGGCTTGCAATAGTTCTTGACGGAGTTGTTAAATCTGCGCCTGTTATAAGAGAACGGATCGGAGGCGGAAATGCTCAGATAACTGGCAGATTTTCTATAGAAGAAGCACGTAATCTTGCTATAGTGCTTAGGGCTGGAGCATTACCTGCCAAAGTGGATATAATATATAGAGAAGTGGTAGGTCCTACTTTGGGACAGGCTAATATTACTCAAGGATTTAGAGCAGCGGTTTATGGTGGAATAGTGGTTGTTCTTTTTATGCTTATATACTATTCAGCATTTGGACTTCTTGCTAATTTTGCCTTTGCGTTAAACGTTTTAATTCTGCTTGGACTTGTTGCTACTTTGAAAGGTGTTCTTACTCTTCCCGGTATTGCAGGTATTGCTTTAACTTGTGGTATGGCTGTTGATGCGAACGTTCTTATATTTGAAAGAATCAGGGAAGAGCTTAAATCAGGGAAAAGCCCAAGAGCTAGTGTTGATGCAGGGTATCGCAGAGCGTGGACTGCAATTATAGATTCAAATATAACTACCCTTATTACAGGTCTTATTCTCTTTTTTCTTGGGGAAGGTTCTATAAGAGGGTTTGGACTTACTTTAAGCATTGGTATTATAGCCAACCTTTTTACGGCAGTTTTTGTAACAAAAGCTATAGTTGATTGGGTAATGTTAACAAGAAAAATTGAAAAACTGAGGATATAATGGAACTTATAAAAAGCACAAATTTTGACTTTGTAGGAAAAAGAAGAATAGCATATATATTTTCTCTGATAGTAATTTTAACTGGACTTATATTTTTTGGTATAAAAGGGAAAGATAACTTCGGAGTAGATTTTGTTGGTGGCGATATGATGGATATTGAATTTAGTAAAAGTTGTAGCGCTACCGATGTAAGAGAAGTGATAAGAACTCTTAATATAGGAACTTATTCTGTTCAGGTGCTGGGAACTGATGGGAAGAGTTTTATAATTAAGAGTGGTCCTAACACTCATGAGACAATACTTGAAGCTTTAAGAGAAAAATATGGAGAAG from bacterium includes these protein-coding regions:
- the secD gene encoding protein translocase subunit SecD, which gives rise to MTKQYYSKFLIILAVAVVCIYQIYPPQKKIKRGLDLQGGVHVVLQVENVDAKDKSLSDMTDRALEIIRNRIDALGVTEPVIQKEGFDRIIVDLPGVGDPEKAIEMIGQTALLEFKVVSDDPDLMSQALSGEVPEGYELLYEREKDERDIVRETRSILVKKEPEMTGQYIDDAYVGYDSSGFPDVSLRFSKEGAILFEQVTSNNINKRLAIVLDGVVKSAPVIRERIGGGNAQITGRFSIEEARNLAIVLRAGALPAKVDIIYREVVGPTLGQANITQGFRAAVYGGIVVVLFMLIYYSAFGLLANFAFALNVLILLGLVATLKGVLTLPGIAGIALTCGMAVDANVLIFERIREELKSGKSPRASVDAGYRRAWTAIIDSNITTLITGLILFFLGEGSIRGFGLTLSIGIIANLFTAVFVTKAIVDWVMLTRKIEKLRI
- the hisI gene encoding phosphoribosyl-AMP cyclohydrolase, with the translated sequence MKNRDIISQIKFDKKGLVVAIVQDDKGEVLMVAYMNSEALIKTIETRRMHYYSRSRKKLWLKGEESGNFQVLKDIYIDCDNDALLFVIEQKGGACHKGYYSCFFRKLQKEDDSFCEVEDKIFNPKEVYKK
- a CDS encoding MGMT family protein — encoded protein: MSNSNKDTIKTKLWQALLKIPFGQTVSYSQLAKNMGMPKHTRYISSFLKENSLPISIPCHRVIRKSGEYGKFGLGKEFKVYLIEWESSFFNKKT